The genomic window TGCCACTGTTTGGGAAGGCGAGGTAAATTGTGTACGCGCTAAAGGGAAACTACATAACCTGCGTTCCAAGCTCGAACAATTAGCAAATCCAGCCCAAATAGGCATCGGTCACACGCGCTGGGCAACTCACGGCAAACCAGAGGAACATAACGCCCATCCCCACATGGATACGGCCATGCGAATCGCCGTTGTCCAAAATGGGATTATTGAAAATTACCGTGAGTTACGGGAGGAACTGAAAAGCAAAGGACATCAATTCCGTTCCGAGACCGATACAGAAGTAATTCCGCACCTGATTGCCGAATATTTCCAAAATCTCCCCTCTCCCCCTCTCCCCCTCTCCCCCTCGCCCTTTTTGGAAGCTGTTCGCCAAGCAGCCAATCATCTAGAAGGGGCATTTGCGATCGCAGTAATTGCGGCTGACTATCCCGACGAGTTGATTGTTGTCCGCCAACAAGCACCCCTAGTCATAGGATTTGGTCAAGGTGAGTTTTTCTGTGCATCTGACACGCCAGCGATCGTTGCTTATACCCGCGCCGTCCTCCCCCTAGAAAACGGCGAAATTGCCCGCCTGACACCTCTGGGTGTAGAGATTTATAACTTTGCTGGCGACAGGCTAAAAAAACAGCCCCGGATGCTGAACTTGAGTCCCACAATGGTAGAGAAGCAGGGATTCAAACATTTCATGCTCAAAGAAATTTATGAGCAGCCGGGAGTAGTTAGAGCTAGTTTAGAAGCATATTTTGATCATGATAAGGTGAATCTGGGCTTACCAGAGGACTTTTATGCAGATTTAGAGCAGATTCATATCGTCGGCTGCGGTACAAGTTGGCACGCCGCCTTAGTAGGCAAATATTTACTCGAACAACTAGCAGGAATTTCGACTCAGGTACACTACGCCTCTGAGTATCGCTATGCACCATCACCCCTGACAGCGAATACATTAATTATTGGTGTTACCCAATCAGGGGAAACCGCCGATACTTTGGCTGCTTTAGCAATGGAAAAAGAACGTCGCCAAGGGCAAGCACCGCAATATCAAGCCCGACTCTTAGGCATTACCAATCGTCCAGAAAGTAGCCTTGGTTTGATGGTTTCTCATATTATCAATACCCTAGCAGGCATTGAAATTGGCGTAGCCGCGACCAAAACCTTTACCGCCCAACTGATGGCGTTTTATGCCTTAGCCTTGGATTTAGCTAATCGCCGCCAGCTATTAGCACCAGAAAAATTAATAGAGATTATTCAAGGGTTGCGCCAGATTCCCCAAGCAATTGAGGACACATTAGAACGTCAGGAAGAATTAACCGAACACCTAGCCCATGAATTTGCTGAAACTAAAGATTTCATCTTTTTAGGTAGAGGGATTAACTTCCCCATTGCGTTGGAAGGGGCATTGAAATTAAAAGAAATCAGCTACATTCACGCGGAAGGTTATCCGGCTGGGGAAATG from Nostoc sp. UHCC 0870 includes these protein-coding regions:
- the glmS gene encoding glutamine--fructose-6-phosphate transaminase (isomerizing), with product MCGIVGYIGTQAATEILLSGLEKLEYRGYDSAGIATVWEGEVNCVRAKGKLHNLRSKLEQLANPAQIGIGHTRWATHGKPEEHNAHPHMDTAMRIAVVQNGIIENYRELREELKSKGHQFRSETDTEVIPHLIAEYFQNLPSPPLPLSPSPFLEAVRQAANHLEGAFAIAVIAADYPDELIVVRQQAPLVIGFGQGEFFCASDTPAIVAYTRAVLPLENGEIARLTPLGVEIYNFAGDRLKKQPRMLNLSPTMVEKQGFKHFMLKEIYEQPGVVRASLEAYFDHDKVNLGLPEDFYADLEQIHIVGCGTSWHAALVGKYLLEQLAGISTQVHYASEYRYAPSPLTANTLIIGVTQSGETADTLAALAMEKERRQGQAPQYQARLLGITNRPESSLGLMVSHIINTLAGIEIGVAATKTFTAQLMAFYALALDLANRRQLLAPEKLIEIIQGLRQIPQAIEDTLERQEELTEHLAHEFAETKDFIFLGRGINFPIALEGALKLKEISYIHAEGYPAGEMKHGPIALLDAKVPVVAIAVPGSVYEKVISNSQEAKARDSRLIGVTPVNDGEAAEIFNDLLPVSSVDELLSPILTVVPLQLLAYHIAARRGLDVDQPRNLAKSVTVE